The following are encoded together in the Kwoniella europaea PYCC6329 chromosome 1, complete sequence genome:
- a CDS encoding ribosomal protein S18, whose protein sequence is MVRPPLSIRLLHTSLAHRAPTGAGPSTSARDSLASVLSSASADEATRRLFDSMTSRVRTEADEKRKAFRAGSYAPPHSLTSSSLYPEPRPYAKAPLLGPSKKIATKIDPFHLSQTSPLEYDLNPHFALQFVNPMGKIKSRAETGLTWKNQRKIGKLVRRSRAMGLISRWSNQPVQGGVATSDGRIIGRY, encoded by the exons ATGGTACGGCCACCACTCTCAATCCGACTACTTCACACCTCCCTTGCTCATCGTGCACCGACGGGTGCTGGTCCAAGTACTTCCGCGAGAGACTCTTTGGCTTCTGTATTGTCTTCCGCTTCTGCCGATGAAGCTACCAGACGATTATTCGATAGTATGACTAGCAGAGTCAGGACAGAGGcggatgagaagaggaaggcaTTCAGAGCTGGCTCG TACGCCCCACCTCATTCCCtaacttcctcctcacttTACCCGGAACCTCGACCCTACGCCAAAGCTCCCCTCCTAGGACCTTCCAAAAAGATAGCAACCAAGATCGATCCATTCCACCTCTCCCAGACCTCTCCATTAGAATACGATCTCAATCCTCATTTCGCACTGCAGTTTGTCAATCCAATGGGTAAAATCAAATCTAGAGCCGAGACTGGTTTGACGTGGAAGAATCAGAGAAAGATAGGTAAATTAGTGAGAAGGTCCAGAGCAATGGGTTTAATTTCTAGATGGTCAAATCAACCTGTTCAAGGTGGGGTGGCAACCAGTGATGGAAGGATTATAGGTAGATATTAG